In one window of Tenacibaculum mesophilum DNA:
- a CDS encoding LysE family translocator: MLETLISFVFATATLAISPGPDNIFVLTQSIVNGRKYGLATVAGLMTGCIIHTTLVAFGVSEIIKQNPNLFFIIKLFGAGYLLYLAYQVYKSDAKIAFSTENVQKKSTLQLFKTGFWMNVLNPKVTIFFLAFFPQFLFSDSLSNVLQFYVLGGLFILTSFLIFSSIAILAGKISNYIKQHKKVGIYLKWAQIVVFIGIAMLILL; the protein is encoded by the coding sequence ATGCTAGAAACCCTCATATCTTTTGTATTTGCTACGGCTACTTTAGCTATTTCACCAGGTCCTGATAATATTTTTGTCTTAACACAAAGTATTGTTAATGGAAGAAAATATGGATTGGCTACAGTTGCTGGTTTAATGACAGGATGCATCATTCATACCACGTTGGTAGCTTTTGGAGTATCTGAAATCATCAAACAGAATCCGAATTTATTTTTTATCATTAAGTTATTTGGAGCAGGATACTTACTATATTTAGCATATCAAGTGTATAAAAGTGATGCTAAAATTGCATTTTCTACGGAGAATGTTCAGAAAAAATCAACATTACAATTATTCAAAACAGGTTTTTGGATGAATGTATTAAACCCTAAGGTTACGATTTTCTTTTTGGCATTCTTCCCGCAGTTTTTGTTTTCTGACAGCTTGTCAAACGTACTCCAATTTTATGTATTAGGAGGATTATTCATTCTAACATCTTTTTTAATATTTTCTTCCATTGCTATTTTGGCAGGAAAAATTTCTAATTACATTAAACAGCACAAAAAGGTGGGAATATATTTAAAATGGGCGCAAATTGTAGTTTTTATAGGTATAGCGATGTTAATTTTACTTTAA
- a CDS encoding quinone-dependent dihydroorotate dehydrogenase: MYKLLIRPIFFLFDPEKIHHFTFSLVKFLSKVPGMSSIFRGMYQVNDKKLERNLFGLTFKNPVGLAAGFDKNAVLYNELANFGFGFVEIGTVTPKGQAGNPKKRLFRLKDDKGIINRMGFNNEGLTAAIEQLKKNKGKIIIGGNIGKNTNTAPENYTEDYITCFKGLHPYVDYFVLNVSCPNVSSHAKLEDADYLKELITEVQKIDKELSVAERSRSKPILLKIAPDLNNQQLDEIIELVAETKIDGVIASNTSVNRDNLKASKDRLQEIGNGGVSGQPVKDRSTKVIQYLTDNSNKAFPIIGVGGIHSEKDALEKLKAGADLIQIYTGFIYEGPSLVKRINKAILAEKK, from the coding sequence ATGTATAAATTACTGATTCGCCCAATTTTTTTCCTTTTTGATCCTGAAAAGATTCACCACTTTACATTTTCATTAGTAAAGTTTTTATCGAAAGTACCAGGAATGTCTTCTATCTTTAGAGGAATGTATCAAGTAAACGATAAAAAGTTAGAACGCAATTTATTCGGATTAACATTTAAAAACCCAGTAGGGTTAGCAGCAGGATTTGATAAAAATGCAGTATTGTACAACGAGTTGGCTAATTTTGGATTTGGTTTTGTTGAAATTGGTACTGTAACGCCAAAAGGTCAAGCAGGAAACCCGAAAAAACGTTTATTCCGTTTAAAAGATGATAAAGGAATCATTAACCGAATGGGGTTTAATAATGAAGGGTTAACAGCAGCGATTGAGCAATTAAAAAAGAACAAAGGAAAAATAATTATAGGAGGAAATATTGGAAAAAATACGAATACAGCTCCTGAAAATTATACAGAAGACTACATAACATGTTTTAAAGGATTACACCCGTATGTAGATTATTTTGTGTTGAATGTTAGCTGCCCGAATGTATCTAGTCATGCAAAATTAGAAGATGCTGATTATTTAAAAGAGTTAATTACTGAAGTTCAAAAGATAGATAAAGAATTATCGGTTGCTGAGCGTAGTCGAAGCAAACCAATCTTATTAAAAATTGCTCCAGACTTAAATAATCAACAATTAGATGAAATTATTGAGTTGGTTGCTGAAACGAAGATTGATGGAGTTATAGCGTCGAATACTTCAGTAAATAGAGATAATTTAAAAGCTTCTAAAGATCGTTTACAAGAAATAGGTAATGGAGGTGTAAGCGGACAACCGGTTAAAGATAGAAGTACCAAAGTAATTCAATACTTAACGGATAACTCTAATAAAGCATTTCCAATTATAGGAGTAGGAGGTATTCATTCTGAAAAAGATGCCTTAGAAAAGCTAAAAGCAGGTGCAGATTTAATTCAGATTTATACAGGATTCATTTATGAAGGACCAAGCTTGGTAAAAAGAATCAATAAGGCTATTTTAGCTGAAAAGAAATAG